The following are encoded together in the Culex pipiens pallens isolate TS chromosome 1, TS_CPP_V2, whole genome shotgun sequence genome:
- the LOC120417683 gene encoding uncharacterized protein LOC120417683 isoform X1: MNNIEEVTMALEAGQLPVGSSQKLLEEVARSELDSDDFALTLTAGSAIGDNYIGVLFRARAECRRSGRALNIIVKLPPQNEARRNQFFAHPAFEREIYFYDTIYPVLEEFQREKGIALEAGDGFYQVPRCLKTCVREYEEAIFMADLKQEGFEMFDRHKEQGLEHFRLVVKTLGKLHALSFALRDQQPERFEPFRAMVELFTTRDDDASMEQWFQALVTRALETLDEKTEPEVYEKTRDALKVNFLDHIRELTKGASAEPYAVICHGDCWNNNVMFKHDEHDTPVEIRLLDWQICRYASPVLDLMYFLFTASTKAFRDAHYEDLLQLYHDTLSTFLRRLGSDPERLFPRSALDDQLVRFGRFGLLMAAMLLPIITTKSEDIPDLDGMAEKLENGFDVSSEINNFKSEGTQDIYREKMAGCCRDMVRLGYI, from the exons GTCACCATGGCCCTCGAGGCTGGCCAACTTCCGGTCGGCTCGTCCCAGAAGCTGCTCGAAGAGGTCGCCCGCTCCGAACTCGACTCGGACGACTTTGCGCTCACCCTGACGGCCGGTTCCGCCATCGGCGACAACTACATCGGAGTGCTGTTCCGGGCCCGGGCCGAGTGTCGCCGCTCAGGTCGCGCCCTGAACATCATCGTGAAGCTTCCGCCGCAGAACGAGGCCCGCCGGAACCAGTTCTTCGCCCATCCGGCCTTCGAGCGGGAGATTTACTTTTACGACACGATCTACCCGGTGCTGGAGGAGTTCCAGCGGGAGAAGGGTATCGCGTTGGAGGCCGGTGATGGGTTCTACCAGGTTCCGCGGTGCTTGAAGACGTGCGTCCGGGAGTACGAGGAGGCCATCTTCATGGCGGACCTCAAGCAGGAGGGCTTCGAGATGTTCGATCGGCACAAGGAGCAGGGGTTGGAGCACTTCCGGTTGGTGGTTAAAACCCTGGGGAAGTTGCACGCCCTGTCGTTTGCCCTGAGGGACCAGCAGCCGGAACGGTTCGAGCCGTTCCGGGCGATGGTGGAGCTGTTTACGACGCGGGATGATGACGCCTCGATGGAACAGTGGTTCCAGGCGTTGGTCACGAGGGCGCTCGAGACGCTGGACGAGAAGACGGAGCCGGAGGTGTACGAGAAGACGCGGGACGCGTTGAAGGTTAACTTTTTGGACCACATCCGGGAGCTGACGAAGGGCGCCAGTGCGGAACCGTACGCGGTTATTTGTCACGGGGATTGCTGGAACAACAATGTCATGTTTAAGCATGATGAG CACGACACCCCGGTGGAAATCCGACTCCTGGACTGGCAAATCTGCCGCTACGCCTCGCCCGTGCTGGACCTGATGTACTTCCTGTTCACCGCCTCAACCAAAGCCTTCCGCGACGCCCACTACGAAGACCTTCTCCAGCTCTACCACGACACTCTGTCCACCTTCCTGCGCCGTCTCGGATCCGATCCGGAACGGCTCTTCCCGCGCTCGGCCCTCGACGATCAGCTGGTCCGCTTCGGCCGGTTCGGTCTGCTGATGGCCGCGATGCTGCTCCCGATCATCACCACCAAAAGCGAGGACATTCCCGACCTGGACGGGATGGCGGAGAAGCTCGAGAATGGGTTTGATGTGTCGAGCGAGATTAACAACTTCAAGTCGGAGGGCACGCAGGACATTTACAGGGAGAAGATGGCCGGATGCTGCCGGGATATGGTCCGGTTAGGGTACATTTAG
- the LOC120417683 gene encoding uncharacterized protein LOC120417683 isoform X2 — protein MALEAGQLPVGSSQKLLEEVARSELDSDDFALTLTAGSAIGDNYIGVLFRARAECRRSGRALNIIVKLPPQNEARRNQFFAHPAFEREIYFYDTIYPVLEEFQREKGIALEAGDGFYQVPRCLKTCVREYEEAIFMADLKQEGFEMFDRHKEQGLEHFRLVVKTLGKLHALSFALRDQQPERFEPFRAMVELFTTRDDDASMEQWFQALVTRALETLDEKTEPEVYEKTRDALKVNFLDHIRELTKGASAEPYAVICHGDCWNNNVMFKHDEHDTPVEIRLLDWQICRYASPVLDLMYFLFTASTKAFRDAHYEDLLQLYHDTLSTFLRRLGSDPERLFPRSALDDQLVRFGRFGLLMAAMLLPIITTKSEDIPDLDGMAEKLENGFDVSSEINNFKSEGTQDIYREKMAGCCRDMVRLGYI, from the exons ATGGCCCTCGAGGCTGGCCAACTTCCGGTCGGCTCGTCCCAGAAGCTGCTCGAAGAGGTCGCCCGCTCCGAACTCGACTCGGACGACTTTGCGCTCACCCTGACGGCCGGTTCCGCCATCGGCGACAACTACATCGGAGTGCTGTTCCGGGCCCGGGCCGAGTGTCGCCGCTCAGGTCGCGCCCTGAACATCATCGTGAAGCTTCCGCCGCAGAACGAGGCCCGCCGGAACCAGTTCTTCGCCCATCCGGCCTTCGAGCGGGAGATTTACTTTTACGACACGATCTACCCGGTGCTGGAGGAGTTCCAGCGGGAGAAGGGTATCGCGTTGGAGGCCGGTGATGGGTTCTACCAGGTTCCGCGGTGCTTGAAGACGTGCGTCCGGGAGTACGAGGAGGCCATCTTCATGGCGGACCTCAAGCAGGAGGGCTTCGAGATGTTCGATCGGCACAAGGAGCAGGGGTTGGAGCACTTCCGGTTGGTGGTTAAAACCCTGGGGAAGTTGCACGCCCTGTCGTTTGCCCTGAGGGACCAGCAGCCGGAACGGTTCGAGCCGTTCCGGGCGATGGTGGAGCTGTTTACGACGCGGGATGATGACGCCTCGATGGAACAGTGGTTCCAGGCGTTGGTCACGAGGGCGCTCGAGACGCTGGACGAGAAGACGGAGCCGGAGGTGTACGAGAAGACGCGGGACGCGTTGAAGGTTAACTTTTTGGACCACATCCGGGAGCTGACGAAGGGCGCCAGTGCGGAACCGTACGCGGTTATTTGTCACGGGGATTGCTGGAACAACAATGTCATGTTTAAGCATGATGAG CACGACACCCCGGTGGAAATCCGACTCCTGGACTGGCAAATCTGCCGCTACGCCTCGCCCGTGCTGGACCTGATGTACTTCCTGTTCACCGCCTCAACCAAAGCCTTCCGCGACGCCCACTACGAAGACCTTCTCCAGCTCTACCACGACACTCTGTCCACCTTCCTGCGCCGTCTCGGATCCGATCCGGAACGGCTCTTCCCGCGCTCGGCCCTCGACGATCAGCTGGTCCGCTTCGGCCGGTTCGGTCTGCTGATGGCCGCGATGCTGCTCCCGATCATCACCACCAAAAGCGAGGACATTCCCGACCTGGACGGGATGGCGGAGAAGCTCGAGAATGGGTTTGATGTGTCGAGCGAGATTAACAACTTCAAGTCGGAGGGCACGCAGGACATTTACAGGGAGAAGATGGCCGGATGCTGCCGGGATATGGTCCGGTTAGGGTACATTTAG